From the candidate division TA06 bacterium genome, one window contains:
- a CDS encoding aminotransferase class I/II-fold pyridoxal phosphate-dependent enzyme, whose amino-acid sequence MKHRTSPNRSPQSRAPLFEALVAYVQQPKVAFHTPGHKQGKGIDPAWRQLAGENIFKMDLTVLPETDCLFHPTGVLKTAQALAAKAYRADHSYFLVNGSTGGNLAMLMGVLFPGDKVIVPRHTHKSVIAGLIMSGALPVYIHPEINREWGLILNVSPESVEKAMDKNPGARAVFVSSPTYHGICCDLERIVKAAHLRDRVVMVDQAHGPHFLFHPSLPTSAMEAGADICVESTHKIISGLTQASMLHVKGPNIDIRDLEEVLLLTQSTSPSYLLMASLDLARRQMALHGHQLLDRSLNIAVRLKNSINAVKGLCCLNTEDIKPFKLDPSKLIVFVDKLGLTGYQASKVLNEKYGIQAEMADWDYVAFIFTLADGQAEADQLLAALKALAGFCQPNARLKKLDIQFPSNYPAMSLTPREAFFAGYRTIALRKSVGEISTEFFTVYPPGIPVIVPGERITKEAVEYLTAMKKIGAILVGPKAGQPGKIRVVA is encoded by the coding sequence ATGAAGCACCGCACATCGCCCAACAGATCCCCCCAGAGCCGGGCCCCGTTGTTTGAGGCCCTGGTCGCCTATGTCCAACAGCCCAAGGTGGCCTTTCACACTCCGGGTCATAAACAGGGGAAGGGCATAGATCCGGCCTGGCGCCAGTTAGCCGGCGAGAACATCTTCAAAATGGACCTGACCGTGCTGCCGGAAACCGACTGCCTGTTCCATCCCACCGGGGTGCTTAAAACAGCCCAGGCCCTGGCCGCCAAGGCTTATCGGGCCGACCACAGCTATTTTTTGGTCAACGGCTCCACCGGCGGCAACCTGGCCATGCTGATGGGAGTGCTGTTCCCGGGCGACAAGGTCATCGTCCCCCGGCACACCCACAAATCGGTGATCGCCGGGCTGATCATGTCCGGGGCCCTGCCGGTCTACATTCATCCCGAGATCAACCGGGAATGGGGGCTGATCCTGAACGTCTCGCCGGAATCGGTGGAGAAGGCAATGGACAAGAACCCCGGGGCCCGGGCGGTGTTCGTCTCCTCGCCCACCTACCACGGCATCTGCTGCGACCTGGAGAGGATAGTCAAGGCCGCCCACCTGCGCGACCGGGTGGTGATGGTGGACCAGGCCCACGGCCCGCATTTCCTGTTCCATCCCAGCCTGCCCACTTCGGCCATGGAGGCCGGGGCCGACATCTGCGTGGAGAGCACTCACAAGATCATCTCCGGCCTGACCCAGGCTTCCATGCTGCACGTCAAGGGGCCCAACATAGACATCCGGGACCTGGAAGAAGTGTTATTGTTGACCCAGAGCACCAGCCCGTCCTATCTTTTAATGGCCTCGCTGGACTTGGCCCGGCGGCAAATGGCCCTGCACGGCCACCAATTGCTGGACAGGTCTTTGAACATTGCTGTCAGATTAAAGAACTCCATCAACGCCGTCAAAGGCCTATGCTGCCTGAATACTGAGGATATTAAGCCGTTCAAGCTGGATCCCTCCAAGCTGATCGTGTTTGTGGACAAGCTGGGGCTGACCGGCTACCAGGCCAGCAAGGTACTGAATGAGAAGTACGGCATCCAGGCCGAGATGGCCGACTGGGACTACGTGGCCTTCATCTTCACCTTGGCCGACGGACAGGCCGAGGCCGACCAGCTGCTGGCGGCCCTCAAAGCCCTGGCCGGCTTCTGTCAGCCCAACGCCCGGCTGAAGAAGTTAGACATCCAGTTCCCGTCCAATTATCCCGCCATGTCGCTGACCCCGCGCGAAGCCTTCTTTGCCGGGTACCGGACCATCGCCTTAAGGAAGTCGGTGGGCGAGATATCAACGGAGTTCTTTACCGTTTATCCTCCGGGCATTCCGGTGATAGTGCCGGGCGAGCGGATCACCAAGGAGGCGGTGGAGTATCTTACAGCCATGAAAAAGATCGGGGCTATTTTGGTGGGGCCGAAGGCCGGACAGCCGGGGAAGATCAGAGTGGTGGCTTGA